In one Streptomyces sp. NBC_01288 genomic region, the following are encoded:
- a CDS encoding response regulator transcription factor produces the protein MSLRVLVVDDQGIVRAGFAAVIDAEDDMTVVGEAADGATAVVLAAELAPDVVVMDVRMPELDGIAATRIITGRENAPRVLVLTTFDLDAYVFDALRAGASGFLLKDVHASELLAGIRVVASGESVLAPSATRRLIGHYASGAGAGFRSDAENGPRELESLTGSQRNVLALLASGLNNAEIAAELDITVGTVKSHVNALLRKLGLRDRVQATILAYDLGITRPNPPGTDHL, from the coding sequence ATGAGCCTCAGGGTGCTGGTCGTCGACGACCAGGGCATCGTCCGGGCGGGCTTCGCCGCCGTGATCGACGCCGAGGACGACATGACGGTCGTGGGCGAGGCCGCCGACGGCGCCACCGCGGTGGTCCTGGCCGCCGAACTCGCCCCGGACGTGGTCGTGATGGACGTCCGGATGCCCGAACTGGACGGCATCGCCGCCACCCGGATCATCACCGGCAGGGAGAACGCGCCGCGGGTCCTCGTGCTGACCACCTTCGACCTCGACGCGTACGTCTTCGACGCCCTGCGCGCGGGAGCCTCCGGTTTCCTCCTCAAGGACGTGCACGCCTCCGAACTCCTGGCGGGAATCAGGGTGGTGGCGAGCGGCGAGAGCGTGCTCGCCCCGTCCGCGACCCGGCGGCTGATCGGCCACTACGCGTCCGGCGCGGGCGCCGGTTTCCGTTCCGACGCCGAGAACGGCCCGCGCGAACTGGAGAGCCTCACCGGCAGCCAGCGCAACGTCCTCGCCCTGCTCGCCTCGGGCCTCAACAACGCGGAGATCGCGGCGGAGTTGGACATCACCGTCGGCACGGTCAAGTCCCACGTCAACGCCCTGCTCCGCAAACTGGGCCTGCGCGACCGCGTCCAGGCCACGATCCTCGCCTACGACCTCGGCATCACCCGCCCGAACCCGCCGGGCACGGACCACCTCTGA
- a CDS encoding SCO4225 family membrane protein yields MPSTDANAARSPLHRLGRNLRNPFALAYLALCVALLVWTVVVSVMDDSGESMAGVVPILATAPGSLVFLVLPGGKAMFVVAVAIGALVNASVIGWCARALRRGNQSDATR; encoded by the coding sequence ATGCCCAGTACCGACGCCAATGCCGCCCGCTCACCCCTCCACCGGCTCGGCCGGAACCTCCGCAACCCCTTCGCCCTCGCCTACCTCGCGCTCTGCGTGGCCCTGCTCGTCTGGACCGTCGTCGTGAGCGTCATGGACGACTCGGGCGAGTCCATGGCGGGCGTCGTCCCGATCCTGGCGACCGCCCCGGGCAGTCTCGTGTTCCTCGTACTGCCGGGCGGCAAGGCCATGTTCGTCGTCGCCGTCGCCATCGGAGCTCTGGTGAACGCCTCGGTCATCGGCTGGTGCGCCCGCGCCCTGCGCCGCGGCAACCAGTCGGACGCGACCCGCTGA
- a CDS encoding ANTAR domain-containing protein gives MRHAPCTTHQPTTTHEERPLRPLLTAVPPPPDLDLLTELVQLRAQNTQLTLALETRAVIDQARGMVMALAPCTGERAWDLLVGVSQHCNIKLRVVAAALVATTEDQTLPADIRRELRRALRRLHAADRP, from the coding sequence ATGAGGCACGCGCCCTGCACCACGCACCAACCGACCACAACCCACGAAGAACGGCCCCTACGACCTCTGTTGACGGCCGTTCCCCCTCCCCCCGACCTGGACCTGCTGACCGAACTGGTCCAACTACGCGCCCAGAACACCCAGTTGACGCTGGCGCTGGAGACCCGGGCGGTGATCGACCAGGCGCGCGGCATGGTGATGGCCCTCGCGCCGTGCACCGGCGAACGGGCCTGGGACCTGCTGGTGGGCGTCTCCCAGCACTGCAACATCAAGCTCCGGGTCGTGGCGGCGGCGCTGGTGGCCACGACGGAGGACCAGACGCTCCCGGCCGACATCCGGCGGGAGTTGCGCCGCGCACTGCGCCGCCTCCACGCGGCGGACCGGCCGTAG
- a CDS encoding SigB/SigF/SigG family RNA polymerase sigma factor: MQADRTRRTRTTKRSYDDSPDTAESFRRIATLPNGPERAALCQEVVCAWMPMAVRLARRFRHRGESAEDLTQVAQLGLVKAVSRFDPSLGTAFPSFAIPTILGEVKRHFRDELWVVHVPRRVQELRGQVRSADHELSATRGGTVSAVGEIAAHTGLTEAEVRLGQGALEAYTAWSLDAVPGHPTDGHPLTDTLGDVEPDFDLIVNREALRPLLRALPEREREILYMRFYCEMTQARIGARLGVSQMHVSRLITRTCARLHDQVMAEPRAFRKAS; encoded by the coding sequence ATGCAGGCCGACCGCACCCGTAGGACCCGTACCACCAAGCGTTCCTACGACGACTCCCCCGACACCGCCGAGTCGTTCCGCCGTATCGCCACCCTGCCGAACGGTCCGGAGCGGGCCGCGCTGTGCCAGGAGGTGGTGTGCGCGTGGATGCCGATGGCCGTACGGCTGGCCCGGCGCTTCCGGCACCGCGGCGAGTCCGCCGAGGATCTCACGCAGGTCGCCCAACTCGGCCTGGTCAAGGCGGTGTCACGCTTCGACCCGAGTCTCGGTACGGCCTTCCCCAGCTTCGCGATCCCGACGATCCTCGGCGAGGTGAAGCGGCACTTCCGTGACGAGCTCTGGGTCGTGCACGTCCCGCGCCGGGTGCAGGAGCTGCGCGGTCAAGTCCGGTCCGCCGACCACGAGTTGAGTGCCACGCGGGGCGGAACGGTCTCCGCCGTCGGGGAGATCGCCGCGCACACCGGGCTGACGGAGGCCGAAGTACGGTTGGGCCAGGGGGCGTTGGAGGCCTACACCGCCTGGTCCCTGGACGCCGTACCGGGCCATCCCACGGACGGCCACCCACTGACGGACACTCTCGGCGACGTCGAGCCCGACTTCGACCTGATCGTCAACCGCGAGGCCCTGCGCCCCCTGTTGCGGGCCCTGCCCGAGCGGGAGCGCGAGATCCTCTACATGCGGTTCTACTGCGAGATGACCCAGGCCCGCATCGGCGCGCGGCTCGGCGTCTCCCAGATGCACGTCTCCCGCCTGATCACCCGCACCTGCGCCCGCCTGCACGACCAGGTGATGGCCGAACCGCGCGCGTTCAGGAAGGCGTCGTAA
- a CDS encoding DUF4333 domain-containing protein produces the protein MKRIVIALAAAAVLAGGVVVAWNVFENSSVATASGPDHMVPRAEVEKQAKENYAIPFVQDGPQSVSCPSGLRAKMDYTVACTAVFKGQTKKMLISVTGVHGDRVSFDYGLAK, from the coding sequence ATGAAGCGCATCGTCATCGCCCTGGCCGCGGCCGCCGTCCTGGCCGGCGGCGTCGTCGTGGCATGGAACGTGTTCGAGAACTCGTCGGTCGCCACCGCGAGCGGCCCGGACCACATGGTGCCGCGCGCCGAGGTCGAGAAGCAGGCCAAGGAGAACTACGCCATCCCCTTCGTCCAGGACGGCCCGCAGTCCGTGAGCTGCCCCAGCGGGCTGCGCGCGAAGATGGACTACACCGTGGCGTGCACCGCCGTCTTCAAGGGCCAGACCAAGAAGATGCTGATCTCCGTCACCGGGGTGCACGGCGACCGCGTGAGCTTCGACTACGGCCTGGCGAAGTAG
- a CDS encoding response regulator transcription factor, with the protein MTDANGGAGAGGSGRRIRVLIADDQEMVRTGFRLILQLQPDIEVVGEAADGAECVELARQLRPDVCLVDIRMPELDGLEVTRLLAGPKAVDPLRVVVVTTFDQDDYVYGALHGGACGFLLKDAGPGLLVEAVRAASRGDALVSPAVTVRLLERIGEQRPAAEAARRAEASSSPLTGRELDVVRLVAEGRTNQEICAELFVSLSTVKTHMASVQGKLTLRNRVEIAAWAWRCGVVGDR; encoded by the coding sequence ATGACCGATGCCAATGGCGGTGCCGGCGCGGGTGGTTCAGGGCGGCGGATCCGGGTTCTGATCGCCGACGACCAGGAGATGGTGCGCACCGGGTTCCGGCTCATCCTCCAACTCCAGCCCGACATCGAGGTGGTGGGCGAGGCGGCGGACGGCGCGGAGTGCGTGGAGCTGGCCAGGCAACTACGGCCCGACGTGTGTCTCGTCGACATCCGGATGCCCGAACTCGACGGGCTGGAGGTGACCCGGCTGCTCGCGGGGCCGAAGGCCGTCGATCCGTTGCGCGTCGTGGTCGTGACCACCTTCGACCAAGACGACTATGTCTACGGTGCGTTGCACGGGGGCGCCTGCGGGTTCCTGCTGAAGGACGCGGGTCCCGGGCTGCTGGTGGAGGCCGTACGCGCGGCTTCGCGCGGTGACGCGCTGGTGTCGCCCGCCGTGACCGTACGGCTGTTGGAGCGGATCGGTGAGCAGCGGCCCGCGGCGGAGGCCGCCCGGCGGGCCGAGGCCTCCTCAAGTCCCCTGACAGGACGGGAACTTGATGTGGTGCGGCTGGTCGCCGAGGGGCGGACCAATCAGGAGATCTGCGCCGAGCTGTTCGTGTCGCTCTCCACCGTCAAAACGCATATGGCCAGCGTCCAGGGCAAGTTGACGCTGCGGAACCGGGTGGAGATCGCCGCCTGGGCGTGGCGGTGCGGCGTGGTCGGCGACCGCTGA
- a CDS encoding sensor histidine kinase: protein MREPDERNLRNQNLAEDQTPLSRLSRRTALTALAMVMALLWVLDVASVVTTAGLEGNGVWWRVVPGVVAAVALLSPGTEVRALTWGAGGAVAVSWAVTLGLFGSVTSTFGGWGLLETLCLLLLLVRTAKDVSSPWAAATLGAAVGVAVIAAPMRLDVNGVVFSFLLTFPTGAAVGLGCHLRSLDDRRRRAVADVRQSERLELARELHDFVAHHVTGIVVQAQAARAVRESAPEQVDVLLGHIERAGSETLQSMRKLVRVLREDDGRAVRPGDLFAELGELVAAFAERDAPATLQVTAEVRQARPDPEVETSVRNVVREGLTNVRRHASGSPSVSVRVALAGEGDGDGRRLRVEVHNAPSSRRAAPNAEPLGGRGGLGLIGLAERTEAVGGTLHASRAEDGGWRLTAEFPLRGAVTGSPA, encoded by the coding sequence GTGCGAGAACCGGACGAACGCAACCTGCGCAATCAGAACCTGGCCGAAGACCAGACGCCCCTCTCCCGGCTGTCCCGCCGTACCGCGCTCACCGCGCTGGCGATGGTCATGGCGTTGTTGTGGGTGCTCGATGTGGCCTCCGTCGTCACCACCGCCGGGCTCGAAGGGAACGGGGTCTGGTGGCGGGTGGTGCCCGGTGTCGTGGCCGCCGTGGCGCTGTTGTCGCCCGGTACCGAGGTGCGCGCGCTGACCTGGGGCGCGGGGGGTGCCGTGGCCGTCTCCTGGGCGGTCACGCTGGGGCTGTTCGGGTCCGTGACGTCGACGTTCGGCGGCTGGGGGCTGCTGGAGACGCTGTGTCTGCTGCTCCTGCTGGTCCGTACGGCGAAGGACGTGTCGTCGCCCTGGGCGGCGGCAACTCTGGGTGCCGCGGTCGGAGTTGCCGTGATCGCGGCTCCGATGCGGTTGGACGTGAACGGGGTCGTCTTCTCCTTCCTGCTGACGTTCCCCACGGGTGCCGCCGTCGGGCTCGGTTGCCATCTGCGGAGCCTTGACGACCGTAGGAGGCGCGCGGTCGCCGATGTGCGGCAGAGCGAGCGGCTTGAACTCGCCCGGGAATTGCATGACTTCGTGGCCCACCACGTCACCGGGATCGTCGTGCAGGCGCAGGCCGCGCGGGCTGTTCGGGAGAGTGCGCCGGAGCAAGTGGACGTGTTGTTGGGGCACATCGAGCGCGCCGGGTCCGAAACGCTCCAGTCCATGCGGAAGTTGGTGCGGGTGCTGCGCGAGGACGACGGGCGGGCGGTACGGCCGGGGGATCTCTTCGCCGAACTCGGGGAACTGGTCGCGGCGTTCGCCGAACGCGATGCCCCCGCCACCCTCCAGGTCACGGCCGAGGTGCGACAGGCCCGGCCCGATCCCGAGGTGGAGACGTCCGTGCGGAACGTGGTGCGGGAGGGGCTGACCAACGTACGACGGCATGCTTCGGGGTCGCCGTCCGTGTCCGTGCGGGTCGCCTTGGCGGGCGAGGGGGACGGGGACGGGCGGCGGCTTCGGGTCGAGGTGCACAACGCGCCGTCCTCGCGGCGGGCCGCGCCGAATGCCGAACCGCTGGGCGGGCGCGGCGGGTTGGGGCTCATCGGGCTGGCCGAGCGGACCGAGGCGGTCGGGGGCACGCTGCACGCGAGCCGGGCCGAGGACGGGGGGTGGCGGCTGACGGCGGAGTTTCCGTTGCGCGGGGCTGTGACAGGATCGCCCGCATGA
- a CDS encoding WD40 repeat domain-containing protein: MFLTAFAMVLTCLMATFAQKILPVPWSHDGPGREVGIEQWRLVDNGRLWTDLGADVLAFSPKDGHLLLTISPKGLDSWDVTEPEHPERVAPGGRGVKSRAPLGIGPDGRTLVIADGQDVRGLRTDTGQRIWSINKPRNEVRAIHVGQSGVMLAVSDATHFTQLLSVTPGDTRGGQPTSNGQIPQGARAAQFSPDGTILATAADDGMLCLWDISAAEPRRAGPPFAAENGRASTLAFSADGRLLAAIGVDHVVRLWNVEDPERPRPLGRPLDANAPVTALAFSRDPRLVATVGMDHTAYLWRRN, translated from the coding sequence GTGTTCCTGACCGCCTTCGCCATGGTGCTGACCTGCCTCATGGCCACCTTCGCGCAGAAGATACTGCCGGTTCCGTGGTCGCACGATGGACCAGGGCGGGAGGTCGGGATCGAGCAGTGGCGGCTGGTCGACAACGGACGGCTCTGGACCGACCTGGGCGCCGACGTACTCGCGTTCTCGCCGAAGGACGGCCATCTGCTGCTGACGATCTCGCCGAAGGGACTGGACAGTTGGGATGTGACGGAACCGGAGCATCCTGAACGGGTCGCCCCCGGAGGGCGCGGCGTGAAGAGTAGAGCGCCTCTGGGGATCGGCCCCGACGGCCGGACACTCGTGATCGCGGACGGCCAGGACGTCCGCGGGCTGCGGACCGACACCGGGCAACGCATCTGGTCGATCAACAAGCCACGCAACGAGGTCCGAGCGATCCATGTAGGCCAGTCCGGAGTGATGCTCGCGGTGTCCGACGCGACCCACTTCACCCAGCTGCTGAGTGTCACCCCCGGCGACACCCGCGGAGGGCAACCCACCTCGAACGGCCAGATCCCACAAGGCGCCCGCGCGGCCCAGTTCTCGCCGGACGGAACGATCCTCGCCACCGCCGCCGACGACGGCATGCTGTGCCTCTGGGACATCTCCGCCGCCGAACCGCGCCGCGCGGGCCCGCCGTTCGCGGCGGAGAACGGCCGGGCATCGACCCTCGCCTTCAGCGCCGACGGTCGCCTTCTCGCGGCGATCGGCGTCGATCACGTCGTACGACTGTGGAATGTGGAAGATCCGGAACGGCCCCGTCCCCTCGGCCGCCCCCTGGACGCGAACGCACCCGTCACCGCCCTCGCCTTCAGCCGTGACCCCCGGCTCGTCGCGACCGTCGGGATGGACCACACCGCCTATCTCTGGCGGCGGAACTGA
- a CDS encoding DUF3320 domain-containing protein, whose translation MKVVLDSWRSSLLDLGGRNRLLNFRHMRTGTLAVTAPDVSAVLAGLVRGWSFAPVEDVEDVEDVEDVEDVEDVEPAQGDDEGAAADSEVFYEYDTVPVPVPVPVSAGRRTDRTSGLVTQKTTQTSLDASLYQLRQKSGQMYNDYGLWVLWLGVGMLDWREAGAEETSSAPLLLVPVELRRDGRGQTRLHLAEEQDRIHNPALAVKLERMGVDWTPVADCDVTDPGAVLAAARQVAGTQDRWSVDERVVLGLFASHKEAMYQDLQQNEERILAHPLVRAVGLGPDAGLPDDLIGFEPPELDRIDEIQLPERTPLVLDADSSQRQCIAAAVDGRSFVMSGPPGTGKSQTITNMIAALMHAGRSVLFVSEKAAALDVVRNRLRGVGLGDFVMALHSGDTSKRSVATELERVLTTEVRITGAAEHELDRARRLREELSAYAAAMNQTREPLGRTLHDVLGCLVLLERADTPPLTLGARSTGTVRRLAAGQFQGILEAAGTIGRAWRPAAEGEAFVWRGLKGDSAAASVPAEAADALADLRTAAERRPFGATTPEPRTVHDVRQAVRILEAGLPGRDPAAAVGTGLPDDPSGSLAQLAELFGLSKPENAEAAFGLLELADLASAPVRPPARWFDAEGLGEAHRAAEEIREALAAREAARTAAADVFGEQVLAAEGLAALADRFAEQYRGVFARMSGPYRKDRDTVAGLTRVGVWDKTLPQRLNDALAWQTTAAEVARLVARHETVLGGYVPRDEGELASLDAVLAVADRIAALAHGVADRDLLTARLADGTEVDPMPGLLARGIRGALAGWCDTATRRAARWAESSTALNDLFEEPRQVQLSFALFGTFDQAQQAVDELRADPRGPEEWRAYRSGLDVLARHGVDELVPRAVERGVLPEQLGAVVEQAVLKCWADDLLATDGRLTTSRSADLDARVADFKEADRRLVAAASGAVIEACNKRRPRRFSGGAALVIKKQAELKRRHMPVRELLGRTRDVVRLIKPCFMMSPLTVSQLLPADYHFDVVIFDEASQVRPADAINCVYRADSLVVAGDEKQLPPTSFFDSSVEDDSAQYDEDVPDSFESLLHACKAGALRELSLRWHYRSRHEDLITFSNRSFYGNSMVTFPGALDLGDDIGVEFFPTQGVYDRGGRRDNRREAEFVAGRVIHHFDTRPDRTLGVVALSQAQAAAIDQAVQQARLLRPDLDPCFTEDRLDGFFVKNLESVQGDERDVMIMSIGYGPDEHGKFGTNFGPINKEGGWRRLNVAVTRARFRMEVVASFRGGGLADSPNESVQHLKRYLEYAENGPAVLAQDVIQADAEPDSPFEESVLQVLRDWGYRVQPQVGVAGYRIDIGVRHPEFPGAYALGIECDGAMYHSSRTARDRDRLREEVLAGLGWRLHRIWGTDWYRGRAAAELRLREAVELAVERGPMSDSAPARQGTRSAVVTEGDEGKIASDPRLLPLLTDVPVSPGASEPQHGLPPTGLASTDHERVPVDTEPDRPWSSLYETGEMTVSSPHELHTPEARPALRTLLTRVIGIEGPIHEELLVQRAREAWGVARAGNRIRDNVREVVRGLVRSGKVTVDDLFLDVAGREELEARVPGEGDIVRKAAHIAPAERQLALCELAAECPGMSRDELVRHTGEFFGWRRMGRDIRGFLDLDIEELRRHGRLREVDGQITVVG comes from the coding sequence TTGAAGGTCGTTCTGGACAGCTGGCGCAGTTCGTTGCTGGACCTGGGTGGGCGCAACCGCCTGCTGAACTTCCGCCATATGAGGACCGGCACCCTGGCGGTCACGGCTCCTGACGTCTCCGCGGTGCTCGCCGGGCTCGTTCGAGGCTGGTCCTTCGCTCCTGTGGAGGACGTGGAGGACGTGGAGGACGTGGAGGACGTGGAGGACGTGGAGGACGTCGAACCCGCGCAGGGTGACGACGAGGGGGCTGCCGCGGACAGTGAGGTGTTCTACGAGTACGACACCGTCCCCGTCCCCGTTCCCGTCCCCGTCTCCGCAGGCCGTCGTACCGATCGCACCTCCGGCCTGGTGACGCAGAAGACCACGCAGACGAGTCTGGACGCGTCGCTCTACCAGCTGCGCCAGAAATCCGGCCAGATGTACAACGACTACGGTCTGTGGGTCCTCTGGCTGGGTGTCGGCATGCTGGACTGGCGGGAGGCGGGTGCGGAGGAGACGAGTTCCGCTCCGCTGCTGCTCGTACCCGTGGAACTTCGCAGGGACGGCCGGGGACAGACACGTCTCCACTTGGCGGAGGAGCAGGACCGGATCCACAACCCCGCGCTCGCGGTCAAGCTCGAACGGATGGGCGTCGACTGGACCCCGGTGGCCGACTGCGACGTGACCGACCCCGGTGCCGTTCTCGCGGCCGCCCGGCAGGTCGCCGGGACGCAGGACCGCTGGTCGGTCGACGAGCGTGTGGTGCTCGGTCTGTTCGCCTCGCACAAGGAGGCCATGTACCAGGACCTCCAGCAGAACGAAGAGCGCATCCTCGCTCATCCGCTGGTCCGGGCCGTCGGCCTCGGACCCGACGCGGGGTTGCCCGACGACCTGATCGGCTTCGAGCCGCCGGAGCTCGATCGCATCGACGAGATCCAGCTGCCCGAACGGACCCCACTCGTGCTGGACGCGGATTCCTCGCAGCGGCAGTGCATCGCGGCTGCGGTGGACGGCCGTTCCTTCGTGATGAGCGGTCCGCCCGGTACCGGTAAGAGCCAGACGATCACCAACATGATCGCCGCGCTCATGCACGCCGGCCGTTCCGTTCTGTTCGTCAGTGAGAAGGCCGCGGCCCTCGATGTGGTCCGCAACAGGCTTCGCGGCGTCGGCCTCGGCGACTTCGTGATGGCCCTCCACAGCGGCGACACCAGTAAGAGGTCCGTGGCGACGGAGCTCGAACGGGTGCTCACCACCGAAGTGCGGATCACCGGCGCGGCCGAGCACGAACTCGACCGGGCCCGTCGGCTGCGCGAGGAACTCTCCGCCTACGCGGCGGCGATGAACCAGACCCGTGAACCGCTCGGCCGTACTCTCCACGATGTCCTGGGGTGCCTGGTTCTCCTGGAGCGGGCCGACACTCCGCCGCTGACTCTCGGCGCCAGGAGCACGGGCACGGTGAGACGGCTTGCCGCCGGGCAGTTTCAGGGAATTCTGGAGGCAGCGGGCACCATCGGCCGGGCCTGGCGGCCGGCAGCGGAGGGCGAGGCGTTCGTCTGGCGCGGCCTGAAGGGGGACTCCGCCGCCGCCTCGGTGCCGGCCGAGGCCGCGGACGCGCTCGCGGACCTGCGGACGGCCGCTGAGCGTCGCCCGTTCGGGGCGACGACTCCCGAACCGCGCACGGTGCACGACGTACGGCAGGCCGTACGGATCCTGGAAGCGGGCCTGCCCGGCCGGGATCCGGCCGCGGCAGTTGGTACCGGTCTGCCGGACGATCCCTCCGGAAGCCTCGCGCAACTGGCCGAGTTGTTCGGACTGTCCAAGCCGGAGAACGCCGAGGCCGCGTTCGGCCTTCTGGAGCTCGCCGATCTGGCCTCCGCGCCGGTGCGGCCGCCTGCCCGATGGTTCGACGCCGAAGGCTTGGGCGAGGCGCATCGAGCTGCCGAGGAGATTCGGGAGGCGCTCGCCGCTCGCGAGGCCGCCCGTACGGCAGCGGCGGATGTCTTCGGCGAACAGGTACTGGCGGCCGAAGGGCTGGCCGCGCTGGCCGATAGGTTCGCCGAGCAGTACCGGGGTGTGTTCGCGCGCATGTCCGGCCCGTATCGGAAGGACCGCGACACGGTGGCTGGGCTCACTCGTGTCGGTGTTTGGGACAAGACCCTGCCGCAGCGCTTGAACGATGCCCTGGCGTGGCAGACCACCGCGGCCGAGGTCGCGCGGCTGGTGGCCCGCCACGAGACGGTCCTGGGCGGCTACGTCCCTCGTGACGAGGGCGAACTGGCCTCTCTGGACGCGGTGTTGGCCGTAGCGGACCGTATCGCGGCACTCGCCCACGGAGTCGCGGACCGGGATCTCCTCACCGCCCGCCTGGCGGACGGCACCGAGGTCGACCCGATGCCGGGGCTGCTGGCCCGCGGCATCCGGGGCGCGTTGGCGGGTTGGTGCGACACGGCGACGCGTCGTGCCGCACGCTGGGCGGAGTCCTCGACCGCGCTGAACGACCTCTTCGAGGAACCTCGCCAGGTTCAGTTGTCCTTCGCCCTGTTCGGTACGTTCGATCAGGCCCAGCAGGCCGTCGACGAGCTTCGGGCCGATCCGCGGGGCCCGGAGGAATGGCGGGCGTACCGCTCCGGACTGGATGTTCTGGCACGTCACGGCGTCGACGAACTCGTCCCCCGCGCTGTCGAACGAGGCGTCCTGCCCGAGCAGTTGGGTGCGGTCGTGGAGCAGGCGGTGCTCAAGTGCTGGGCGGACGACCTCCTGGCCACGGACGGCCGACTGACCACGAGCCGCTCCGCTGACCTGGACGCTCGTGTGGCGGACTTCAAGGAGGCCGACCGACGACTGGTCGCTGCCGCGAGCGGGGCCGTGATCGAGGCGTGCAACAAACGCCGACCACGCCGGTTCAGCGGTGGAGCGGCTCTGGTGATCAAGAAGCAGGCGGAGCTGAAACGTCGCCACATGCCGGTGCGGGAACTGCTCGGCCGCACCCGTGACGTCGTCCGGCTGATCAAGCCGTGCTTCATGATGAGCCCACTGACGGTCAGTCAACTCCTGCCCGCGGACTATCACTTCGACGTGGTGATCTTCGACGAGGCATCACAGGTCCGCCCGGCCGACGCCATCAACTGTGTGTACCGTGCGGACTCCCTTGTCGTGGCCGGTGACGAGAAGCAGCTGCCGCCCACATCCTTCTTCGACTCGTCGGTCGAGGACGACTCCGCCCAGTACGACGAGGACGTTCCCGACAGCTTCGAGTCCCTGCTGCATGCCTGCAAGGCGGGAGCCCTGCGCGAACTGTCCCTGCGCTGGCACTACCGCAGCCGCCACGAGGACCTGATCACCTTCAGCAACAGGTCCTTCTACGGCAACTCCATGGTGACCTTCCCGGGAGCACTGGACCTCGGCGACGACATCGGCGTCGAGTTCTTCCCCACACAGGGCGTCTACGACCGTGGTGGCCGGCGGGACAACCGTAGGGAGGCGGAGTTCGTCGCCGGACGGGTCATCCACCACTTCGACACGCGCCCCGATCGCACCCTCGGCGTCGTCGCGCTGTCCCAGGCCCAGGCGGCAGCCATCGACCAGGCCGTCCAGCAGGCCCGGCTGCTCCGACCCGACCTGGACCCCTGCTTCACCGAGGACCGGCTCGACGGGTTCTTCGTCAAGAACCTCGAATCCGTCCAGGGCGACGAACGCGACGTCATGATCATGTCCATCGGCTACGGCCCCGACGAGCACGGCAAGTTCGGCACGAACTTCGGGCCCATCAACAAGGAGGGCGGCTGGCGGCGCCTCAACGTTGCCGTCACCCGGGCGCGATTCCGCATGGAGGTCGTCGCGTCCTTCCGCGGCGGTGGCCTGGCGGACAGCCCGAACGAGAGCGTTCAGCACCTCAAGCGGTATCTGGAGTACGCCGAGAACGGTCCCGCCGTCCTCGCGCAGGACGTGATCCAGGCCGATGCCGAGCCGGACAGCCCCTTCGAGGAGTCGGTGCTACAGGTGCTGCGCGACTGGGGCTACCGGGTACAGCCGCAGGTCGGTGTCGCCGGATACCGCATCGACATCGGCGTGCGTCATCCGGAGTTCCCCGGCGCCTACGCGCTCGGCATCGAGTGCGACGGTGCGATGTACCACTCGTCGAGGACGGCCCGCGACCGCGACCGACTGCGTGAAGAGGTGCTCGCCGGGCTGGGCTGGCGGCTGCACCGAATCTGGGGCACCGACTGGTACCGCGGGCGGGCCGCCGCCGAGCTGAGGCTGCGTGAGGCGGTCGAGTTGGCGGTCGAGAGGGGACCGATGTCGGACTCCGCGCCGGCGCGGCAGGGGACGCGCTCGGCGGTGGTCACCGAGGGCGACGAAGGGAAGATCGCCTCGGACCCCAGGCTGCTTCCGCTGCTCACCGACGTGCCCGTCTCACCCGGTGCTTCGGAACCGCAGCACGGGTTGCCGCCAACTGGCCTGGCGTCCACGGACCATGAGCGCGTTCCCGTCGACACGGAGCCCGACCGGCCGTGGAGCTCCCTGTACGAGACGGGCGAGATGACCGTGTCCTCGCCGCACGAACTGCACACCCCGGAGGCCAGGCCGGCTCTGCGCACGCTGCTGACCAGGGTCATCGGGATCGAGGGCCCCATCCACGAGGAACTGCTGGTGCAGCGCGCCCGGGAGGCGTGGGGCGTGGCCAGGGCGGGCAACAGGATCCGCGACAACGTACGGGAAGTGGTGCGCGGTCTCGTCCGCTCGGGGAAGGTCACCGTCGACGACCTGTTCCTTGACGTGGCAGGACGAGAGGAACTGGAGGCCCGCGTTCCCGGAGAGGGCGACATCGTCCGCAAGGCCGCGCACATTGCTCCGGCCGAGCGGCAACTGGCCCTCTGCGAACTCGCGGCGGAGTGTCCGGGCATGTCGCGGGACGAACTGGTCCGGCACACAGGCGAGTTCTTCGGCTGGCGTCGCATGGGCCGGGACATCCGCGGCTTCCTGGATCTCGACATCGAGGAACTGCGCCGACATGGCAGGCTGAGAGAGGTGGACGGGCAGATCACGGTGGTTGGATGA